One window from the genome of Sphingomonas lacunae encodes:
- a CDS encoding SDR family NAD(P)-dependent oxidoreductase, translating into MSGDFSGRTVIVTGGGRGVGRGIALAFAAAGANVMLAARTLSFAEETKAEISAAGGTAEIFGIDVKHHEQCRALIDATAARFGGIDIIVHAAADIPHGGLGHVSDDAMEAGIASTAKAAWWLLDAARPHLATSPQGGRFIAIGSVNGTATVVPGMTAYGMAKAALDAFVRGAAADVVAENITVNAINPGLVASDRARAVLGDEGLAAYGATVPVGRAGTPEDIAFACLFLASPQASYITGTSLRMDGGSTIAASSGRSSLLQDRLKAQREH; encoded by the coding sequence ATGAGCGGCGATTTTTCCGGCCGCACCGTCATCGTCACCGGTGGAGGGCGGGGTGTCGGTCGCGGCATTGCGCTAGCTTTCGCCGCAGCGGGGGCGAATGTCATGCTCGCCGCCCGCACCCTGTCCTTCGCCGAAGAGACCAAGGCCGAGATCAGCGCCGCTGGCGGCACTGCCGAGATATTTGGCATCGACGTCAAGCATCATGAGCAGTGCCGCGCGCTGATCGACGCCACCGCCGCCCGCTTTGGCGGCATCGACATCATCGTCCACGCCGCTGCCGACATTCCCCACGGGGGCCTTGGCCATGTCTCCGATGACGCCATGGAGGCAGGGATTGCCAGCACCGCCAAGGCGGCCTGGTGGCTGCTCGATGCCGCTCGGCCGCACCTTGCCACCTCGCCGCAAGGTGGCCGCTTCATCGCCATCGGCTCGGTCAATGGCACCGCCACCGTTGTTCCCGGCATGACCGCCTATGGCATGGCCAAGGCCGCGCTTGACGCCTTTGTCCGCGGGGCGGCGGCGGATGTTGTTGCGGAAAACATCACCGTCAACGCGATCAACCCCGGGCTGGTTGCCAGCGACCGGGCACGGGCCGTCCTCGGCGATGAAGGCCTTGCCGCCTATGGCGCGACAGTTCCGGTCGGCCGCGCAGGCACGCCGGAGGACATCGCTTTCGCCTGCCTTTTCCTCGCCTCGCCGCAAGCCAGCTACATCACCGGCACCAGCCTCAGGATGGATGGCGGCTCGACCATCGCCGCCAGCAGTGGCCGGAGCAGCCTGTTGCAGGACCGGCTCAAGGCCCAGCGGGAGCATTGA
- a CDS encoding SDR family oxidoreductase, which translates to MDLGISGKVALVFGGSKGIGLGCAEQLAAEGCRVVLAARTAGPVEDAVRAIATKGGQAAGVAADCTTKDGIAHAVAAATAAFGPPDILIFNVDSGPKGAFLDVDDDVFAAAHTNNVMAFRWAVQAVIPHMREQHWGRVLTIGTNSVKQPHRKLPRAAQNTYRVGALALSKTLSAELGPFGITVNTLGTGAIATEQFREVFTKIAAAKGQGYEEHVAERVAEWPVRRMGTPQDMAAAAAFLCSDLAGYITGQVLVVDGGNIESLQ; encoded by the coding sequence ATGGATCTCGGCATCAGCGGCAAGGTGGCATTGGTGTTCGGTGGGTCAAAGGGCATTGGCCTCGGCTGCGCCGAACAATTGGCCGCTGAAGGCTGCCGGGTGGTGCTCGCCGCGCGTACTGCCGGACCGGTTGAGGATGCTGTCAGGGCTATCGCTACCAAGGGCGGTCAGGCCGCTGGCGTCGCTGCCGATTGCACGACCAAGGATGGCATTGCCCATGCGGTTGCAGCAGCCACCGCCGCCTTTGGTCCGCCCGACATCCTGATCTTCAACGTCGATTCCGGGCCAAAGGGCGCCTTTCTCGACGTGGATGATGACGTCTTTGCCGCCGCCCACACCAACAATGTCATGGCCTTCCGCTGGGCGGTGCAGGCCGTCATACCCCATATGCGTGAGCAGCATTGGGGCCGCGTTCTCACCATCGGCACAAATTCGGTGAAGCAGCCGCACCGCAAGCTGCCGCGCGCCGCGCAGAACACCTACCGGGTCGGGGCTCTGGCCCTGTCCAAAACGCTCTCGGCAGAGCTTGGTCCCTTTGGCATTACCGTCAACACGCTCGGCACCGGCGCCATCGCCACCGAACAGTTCCGCGAGGTCTTCACCAAAATCGCTGCGGCCAAGGGGCAGGGCTATGAGGAGCATGTCGCCGAACGCGTCGCCGAATGGCCCGTCCGGCGCATGGGTACGCCACAGGACATGGCGGCTGCCGCAGCTTTTCTCTGCTCCGACCTCGCTGGCTACATCACCGGACAGGTGCTGGTGGTCGATGGCGGCAATATCGAATCCCTCCAATGA
- a CDS encoding SDR family oxidoreductase codes for MKFDNSISAVITGGASGLGRASAYALASAGVKVAIFDLNEDWGNKVASDTGGSFHKVNIMDEASVEEGFAAARAANGQERILVHCAQVSKGGRTISKDKENGGWKRFSTEDYAFSAQGILVASYRMASLSALGMASLDPLEDGERGCITLTASVAAQDAQIGQIAYGSCKAGVNGLVLPLARDLMDLGIRCNSIMPGIFATPPMLAVKDKAPAIWDGLNASVPFPKRLGKPEEFGSLILELNRNTYFNGQNIRLDGAIRMPPR; via the coding sequence ATGAAATTCGACAACAGCATTTCGGCCGTCATCACTGGTGGCGCTTCTGGTCTTGGCCGGGCCTCTGCCTATGCGCTCGCTTCGGCGGGTGTAAAGGTCGCCATCTTCGACCTCAATGAGGATTGGGGGAACAAGGTTGCCTCGGACACCGGCGGCAGCTTCCACAAGGTCAACATCATGGATGAGGCGAGCGTCGAAGAAGGTTTTGCCGCCGCCCGCGCCGCCAACGGACAGGAACGCATCCTCGTCCATTGCGCACAAGTGTCCAAGGGCGGGCGCACCATTTCCAAGGACAAGGAAAATGGCGGCTGGAAGCGCTTTTCGACTGAGGATTATGCCTTTTCGGCTCAGGGCATTCTAGTTGCCTCCTACCGCATGGCGTCGCTCTCGGCGCTCGGCATGGCGAGCCTCGATCCGCTGGAGGATGGCGAACGCGGCTGCATCACGCTGACCGCGTCGGTTGCGGCGCAGGACGCGCAGATTGGCCAGATCGCCTATGGCTCATGCAAGGCCGGGGTGAACGGTCTCGTCCTGCCGTTGGCGCGCGACCTGATGGATCTCGGCATCCGCTGCAATTCGATCATGCCGGGCATCTTTGCCACCCCGCCGATGCTCGCGGTCAAGGACAAGGCACCGGCTATCTGGGATGGTCTCAACGCCTCGGTTCCCTTCCCCAAGCGGCTCGGCAAGCCCGAGGAGTTCGGCTCGCTGATCCTCGAACTCAACCGCAACACCTATTTCAATGGCCAGAATATTCGCCTCGACGGTGCCATCCGCATGCCGCCGCGCTGA
- a CDS encoding DUF2889 domain-containing protein, whose protein sequence is MTQAPAQYPWARQSAGVAPARRPGSVRRTTSIDTTWQDGVASNKDMRGMARDLLTPAHGGSPTILDEATFHILASPIREILAIETTPDHPRLQQMVGVRAGGASRLALSARLGDVRGSCLYQLLDDFAGASLVAGWIWSQWTDDWVRRTAESGQRSTAGKGGVMTDICSGFATGSSALGEGGRPDHVNQSSTIVGPLINPDDRLGWHDMPDQQGHAQRRARRIDVWLSDAGIEAEAGFQDSGPNPLGSRTAIHEYAVRMTVAGDGTIIALTAAPLILPYRECPGASRNVDRLIGTPAAALRESVLETLPGPLGCTHLNDVLRALADVPMLARKLH, encoded by the coding sequence ATGACACAGGCACCGGCGCAATATCCCTGGGCTCGCCAGTCGGCGGGGGTGGCGCCGGCGCGCCGGCCGGGATCGGTCAGGCGCACCACCTCCATCGACACGACCTGGCAGGATGGTGTCGCGTCCAACAAGGACATGCGCGGCATGGCCCGCGACCTGCTGACGCCAGCGCATGGCGGGTCGCCGACCATCCTCGATGAGGCGACGTTCCACATACTCGCCTCGCCAATCAGGGAAATATTGGCGATCGAAACCACGCCCGACCATCCCCGCTTGCAACAGATGGTCGGCGTGCGGGCGGGTGGTGCCAGCCGGCTGGCTCTTTCGGCACGGCTGGGCGATGTGCGCGGCAGCTGCCTCTACCAATTGCTCGACGATTTCGCCGGGGCAAGCCTTGTTGCCGGGTGGATCTGGTCGCAATGGACCGATGACTGGGTGCGCCGCACGGCCGAAAGCGGTCAGCGCTCGACAGCGGGCAAGGGCGGCGTGATGACCGACATCTGCTCGGGCTTTGCCACCGGTTCGTCGGCGCTGGGCGAGGGCGGGCGACCCGATCATGTCAACCAGAGCTCGACCATTGTCGGGCCATTGATCAACCCCGATGACCGGCTGGGCTGGCACGACATGCCTGACCAGCAAGGCCATGCCCAGCGCCGCGCGCGCCGCATCGACGTCTGGCTGAGTGATGCTGGCATAGAAGCGGAGGCGGGCTTTCAGGACAGCGGACCCAATCCGCTGGGCAGCCGCACCGCGATTCACGAATATGCTGTGCGCATGACGGTCGCGGGCGACGGGACAATCATCGCGCTGACCGCAGCGCCCCTCATCCTGCCCTATCGTGAATGCCCGGGCGCGTCGCGCAATGTTGACCGGCTGATTGGTACGCCAGCGGCCGCGCTGCGGGAATCGGTGCTGGAAACATTGCCGGGACCACTTGGCTGTACACACCTCAACGACGTGCTGCGGGCACTTGCCGATGTGCCAATGCTTGCAAGGAAACTTCACTGA
- a CDS encoding amidohydrolase family protein → MRPFVFSCDAHIAEPADLFSSRMPEHLRQFVIHGEADGDIRITKIGEQVILKIQTNFHQHKTGAGDAAFNEQSAPSVDTKRRGARDLDLRLADMDRDGVDAELVFPSLGLMLPRINDREGQREACKIWNDWAWDYTAPVRDRLIPAAMIPCIDFDDALAECKRTADKGFAAFCLWEGLNNYNDPRWDPIFAFAGKMGIPLVFHTGVGDINIRALKGPGGALFNYTRQMNDAVDIITQLVAGGVLDRNPKAHILFAEHSAGWLWGLAERMDEVYQGHAPAINPKLSRLPSQIVRDQVHCALQNDTGSLATRRGVGISALLFATDYPHAEGTFPFSQNVIDRMIAEHPDATREEIAAVLGGNAARLFSRANLQGKVDQRLRELEAA, encoded by the coding sequence ATGCGTCCCTTTGTCTTCAGCTGTGATGCCCATATTGCCGAGCCGGCCGACCTGTTCAGCAGCCGCATGCCCGAACATCTGCGCCAGTTCGTCATCCATGGCGAGGCCGATGGCGACATCCGCATCACCAAGATCGGTGAGCAGGTGATCCTGAAAATCCAGACCAATTTCCACCAGCACAAGACCGGCGCGGGTGACGCCGCATTCAACGAGCAATCGGCCCCGTCGGTCGACACCAAGCGCCGCGGAGCACGCGACCTTGATCTGCGGCTGGCCGACATGGACCGCGACGGCGTTGATGCCGAACTGGTCTTCCCCTCGCTCGGCCTGATGCTGCCGCGGATCAATGATCGCGAGGGCCAGCGGGAAGCCTGCAAGATATGGAACGACTGGGCGTGGGATTATACCGCCCCGGTGCGCGACCGGCTGATCCCCGCCGCAATGATCCCCTGCATCGATTTTGACGATGCACTGGCCGAGTGCAAGCGCACGGCGGACAAGGGCTTTGCCGCCTTTTGCCTGTGGGAAGGCCTCAACAATTACAATGACCCGCGCTGGGACCCGATCTTTGCCTTTGCCGGAAAAATGGGCATCCCGCTGGTGTTCCACACCGGCGTCGGTGACATCAACATCCGCGCTCTCAAGGGACCGGGTGGCGCCCTGTTCAACTATACGCGGCAGATGAACGATGCCGTCGATATCATCACCCAGCTGGTTGCGGGCGGCGTGCTCGATCGCAATCCAAAGGCGCATATCCTGTTCGCCGAGCATAGCGCCGGCTGGCTGTGGGGCCTCGCCGAGCGGATGGACGAGGTATATCAGGGCCATGCCCCGGCAATCAATCCGAAGCTGTCCCGGCTGCCCAGCCAGATCGTCCGCGATCAGGTGCACTGCGCGTTGCAGAATGACACAGGTTCCCTTGCGACACGGCGCGGGGTCGGCATCAGCGCACTGCTGTTCGCCACCGATTACCCCCATGCCGAAGGGACCTTCCCCTTCTCGCAAAATGTCATCGACCGGATGATTGCCGAACATCCCGACGCCACTCGCGAAGAGATTGCTGCGGTTCTGGGCGGCAATGCCGCACGCCTGTTCAGCCGGGCCAATCTGCAAGGCAAGGTCGACCAGAGGCTGCGCGAACTGGAGGCCGCCTGA
- a CDS encoding amidohydrolase family protein has product MKPFIFSADSHIMEPPTIFLDGLPASLKRHAIHSRKDGDFLITGTEDKIIYRLRVGQHREKELGDNQRRGIREIAGRLDDMEIEGIDAEICFPSLGLWLYALDNAEAEAASARLYNDWNNEFLGGHPNRFVRCGMLPVLDFSHTMDELRYLASKGYTAAMLPAVTPPNMPKYNDGKWDPVFNLAGELGIVFVMHTGTGLESVVQERGAGAAIINYTLQMNDAVRSAMYLVAGGVLDRNPKARVAFIESGASWLVALAERLDEVSVAHANFVFPKLSRSPSQIIDDQVWASFQHDRGCIAAAAAGLPGARNVMWGSDYPHAEGTFPISRRIVDELFAGMDVSDAVRRDVLGLNAARLFRIDPVVSTSPTAIAA; this is encoded by the coding sequence GTGAAGCCCTTCATCTTCAGTGCCGACAGCCACATCATGGAGCCGCCAACCATCTTTCTTGATGGCCTGCCAGCCTCGCTCAAGCGTCACGCCATCCATTCGCGCAAGGACGGTGACTTCCTGATCACCGGCACCGAGGACAAGATCATCTATCGCCTCCGGGTCGGACAGCATCGCGAAAAGGAACTGGGCGACAACCAGCGGCGCGGCATTCGCGAAATAGCCGGCCGTCTGGACGATATGGAGATTGAAGGCATTGACGCCGAAATCTGCTTCCCCAGCCTGGGCCTGTGGCTTTACGCGCTCGACAATGCCGAGGCGGAGGCCGCGTCGGCACGCCTCTACAATGACTGGAACAACGAGTTTTTGGGCGGCCACCCCAACCGCTTTGTCCGCTGTGGCATGTTGCCAGTCCTCGACTTCTCACACACGATGGACGAACTGCGTTATCTCGCGTCAAAGGGATATACGGCGGCCATGCTGCCGGCGGTTACGCCACCGAACATGCCGAAATATAATGACGGAAAATGGGATCCGGTGTTCAATCTCGCCGGTGAACTCGGCATCGTCTTTGTCATGCACACCGGCACCGGCCTTGAATCGGTGGTGCAGGAGCGCGGAGCGGGTGCGGCGATCATCAACTATACGCTGCAGATGAATGATGCGGTGCGATCAGCAATGTATCTCGTCGCGGGTGGCGTGCTCGACCGCAATCCCAAGGCGCGGGTGGCATTTATCGAATCGGGCGCAAGCTGGCTGGTGGCGCTTGCCGAGCGGCTCGACGAAGTATCGGTGGCACATGCCAATTTCGTCTTCCCCAAGCTGAGCCGTTCACCAAGCCAGATCATCGATGATCAGGTCTGGGCAAGCTTCCAGCATGATCGTGGTTGCATTGCGGCGGCCGCTGCGGGGCTTCCGGGCGCGCGCAATGTGATGTGGGGGTCGGACTATCCGCACGCTGAAGGGACATTCCCGATTTCACGGCGGATCGTCGACGAACTGTTTGCCGGCATGGATGTCAGCGATGCGGTCCGGCGCGATGTGCTGGGGCTGAATGCGGCGCGGCTGTTCCGGATTGATCCGGTGGTTTCGACCTCTCCGACAGCGATCGCTGCCTGA
- a CDS encoding class I adenylate-forming enzyme family protein, producing MALMTEKLRAIMAIDPARTQIDFAGQEYSWGQIAAAVTAIESALDGMGLPQDARVGVMLRNRPGHVAAIIAVLSTDRCLVTLNPILPDERLFADIEGLSLPVIIADASDMARPGLADSLARAGSAAIEIDPLLGPVRLLPGREAPAPNVPVKLSPGVAIEMLTSGTTGTPKRVPLTRVAFDASFAGFTRYERGREFGDAPQLRSGVTMVVNPLTHIGGIYGCIAALAAGRKIALLEKFSVDSWIDTVRRHRPKVAPAVPSAVRMLLEADVAAEDLSSLSSLISGTAPLPPDLVDAFYEKYGIPICGNYGATEFAGAIAGWSIDDFRARWTEKRGAVGRVHADVEARVVDPESGAILPPGQEGLLEIKGAQLSNDMQWLRTTDRAILDEDRYLWIMGRADNAIIRGGFKVHPDDVVKALHDHPDIREAAVVGVPDARLGQVPAAAIILREGATAPDPDALSSFLRERLIAYAVPVHVRFVKDFPRTPSMKPSTPGLQALFAEQSA from the coding sequence ATGGCGCTGATGACCGAAAAGCTGCGGGCGATAATGGCCATCGACCCGGCGCGAACCCAGATCGATTTCGCCGGGCAGGAGTATAGCTGGGGACAGATCGCCGCTGCCGTCACCGCTATTGAAAGCGCGCTCGACGGCATGGGTCTGCCGCAGGATGCCCGCGTCGGCGTCATGCTGCGCAACCGCCCCGGCCATGTCGCGGCGATCATTGCTGTCCTCTCGACCGACCGCTGCCTTGTCACATTGAACCCCATCCTCCCAGACGAACGCCTGTTCGCCGATATCGAGGGGCTGAGCCTGCCGGTGATTATCGCCGATGCATCGGACATGGCCCGACCGGGCCTTGCTGACAGCCTCGCCCGCGCCGGCAGTGCCGCCATTGAAATAGACCCGCTGCTCGGTCCCGTCCGCCTGCTCCCCGGCCGCGAAGCTCCCGCGCCAAATGTCCCGGTAAAGCTCTCGCCCGGCGTCGCCATCGAAATGCTGACCAGCGGTACCACCGGCACGCCCAAGCGCGTGCCGCTGACCCGTGTCGCCTTTGACGCCAGTTTCGCCGGCTTCACCCGTTACGAGCGGGGCCGCGAATTTGGTGATGCCCCGCAGTTGCGATCGGGCGTCACCATGGTGGTCAATCCGCTGACCCACATCGGCGGCATCTATGGCTGCATCGCCGCACTCGCCGCCGGCCGGAAAATCGCTCTGCTCGAGAAATTCAGCGTCGACAGCTGGATCGACACCGTCCGCCGCCACCGGCCCAAGGTCGCGCCCGCCGTCCCCTCCGCCGTGCGCATGCTGCTCGAAGCCGATGTCGCGGCGGAAGACCTCTCCAGCCTTTCCTCGCTGATCAGTGGCACCGCGCCGCTGCCGCCCGATCTGGTCGATGCCTTTTACGAAAAATATGGCATCCCAATCTGCGGCAACTATGGCGCGACCGAATTCGCCGGGGCCATCGCCGGCTGGTCCATCGATGATTTCCGTGCCCGTTGGACTGAAAAGCGCGGCGCGGTCGGCCGCGTCCACGCCGACGTCGAGGCGCGGGTGGTTGATCCCGAAAGCGGTGCCATCCTCCCGCCGGGGCAGGAAGGGCTGCTCGAAATCAAGGGCGCGCAACTGTCCAACGACATGCAGTGGCTGCGCACCACCGATCGCGCCATTCTCGATGAGGACCGCTATCTGTGGATCATGGGCCGGGCGGACAACGCCATCATCCGCGGTGGCTTCAAGGTGCACCCCGATGATGTCGTCAAGGCGCTGCATGATCACCCCGACATCCGCGAGGCCGCCGTTGTCGGCGTGCCTGACGCTCGGCTGGGCCAAGTCCCTGCGGCCGCCATCATCCTGCGCGAAGGCGCGACCGCGCCAGACCCTGACGCACTCTCGTCGTTCCTCAGGGAGCGGCTGATTGCCTATGCCGTCCCGGTCCACGTCCGTTTCGTCAAGGACTTCCCCCGCACCCCGTCGATGAAGCCATCAACCCCGGGCTTGCAGGCCCTGTTCGCGGAGCAGTCAGCATGA
- a CDS encoding FadR/GntR family transcriptional regulator: MAGGFDESRNGDTLVARTARALSALSLAEQEGSYLGAEDDLLARLGVSRPTLRQAAKIVESDRLISVRRGLRGGFYAERPNAADAIRSLARYLRLNGASLSDIVQVTRPISEEACGLAAINGSEPQRERMRQFAGRIDNNDSRLDIVAAETELGRLIAEMSGNPAIQLITEISFAFGLEEQDLGFFAHEADRAEARRTQHAICDAILARDPDIARLMVRRRGVMINRWIERAAKASPHHGAPDA; encoded by the coding sequence ATGGCTGGCGGTTTTGATGAGTCACGCAATGGGGATACGTTGGTCGCCCGAACGGCGCGGGCGCTCTCGGCGCTCAGTCTTGCTGAACAGGAGGGGTCCTATCTCGGCGCTGAGGACGATCTGCTCGCGCGGCTCGGGGTCAGCCGACCGACCCTGAGGCAGGCGGCCAAGATTGTTGAGAGTGATCGGTTGATTAGTGTCCGCCGAGGATTGCGTGGCGGCTTCTACGCCGAGCGCCCCAATGCAGCTGATGCCATTCGTTCGCTTGCGCGTTATCTCAGGCTAAATGGGGCATCTCTGTCCGATATCGTTCAGGTAACCCGGCCCATTTCTGAGGAGGCCTGCGGTCTCGCCGCAATCAACGGCAGCGAACCACAACGCGAGCGGATGCGTCAGTTCGCCGGGCGGATCGATAATAACGACTCGCGGCTCGACATAGTCGCTGCTGAGACGGAGCTCGGACGGCTGATCGCTGAGATGAGCGGTAACCCAGCCATCCAGCTGATTACCGAAATCAGCTTCGCCTTCGGGCTGGAGGAGCAGGACCTGGGTTTCTTCGCCCATGAGGCCGATCGTGCCGAGGCGCGGCGGACCCAGCACGCCATCTGTGATGCCATCCTGGCCAGGGACCCTGACATTGCCCGGCTGATGGTGCGGCGGCGCGGGGTGATGATCAACCGATGGATTGAACGCGCAGCCAAGGCGTCTCCCCACCACGGAGCGCCAGACGCATAA
- a CDS encoding MFS transporter translates to MAVTPVSPLRRWFTLALLMLVAVLSYVDRQIFTLFQDDIKVELGLGDGQLGLLTGLSFALFYALAAFPVARYADRGDRGMVVALSVMVWSAATALCGAAHGFWTMMLARIGLAAGEAGAGPAANSLLVEVFPPERRTLVISAMLAASGVGLSGGLALAGWLSTMFSWREVFLIVGLPGIVLGVVVWLFVAEPRRGMTVEERNSRLSISMKDVLRTMFGSVSLRWVAVVLTFVPITGFALIIWGASFFQRVHGMDKSETGWWLGGAMAAGLVIGNLLAGWLGDRYGKARPQFNGILAAAGLLTAFPFALIFALGDSPWMALVCFMVVKFMMTLHLGPLIVLAFAQVPMAMRAMLSATINMVIGLAGTGIGGTLAGFLSQWFAADYGDMSLRPALAILSLCLLIGGFAAFMASRTAIIHPDAESGG, encoded by the coding sequence ATGGCCGTCACCCCTGTCTCGCCGCTGCGCCGCTGGTTCACATTGGCCCTGCTGATGCTGGTCGCGGTGCTGAGCTATGTCGACCGCCAGATTTTCACGCTTTTCCAGGACGACATAAAGGTCGAACTGGGTCTGGGGGATGGGCAACTCGGTCTGCTCACAGGCCTTTCCTTCGCGCTTTTCTATGCGCTCGCCGCCTTTCCGGTGGCGCGCTATGCCGACCGTGGGGATCGCGGCATGGTTGTCGCGCTTAGTGTGATGGTGTGGAGCGCCGCTACCGCCCTTTGCGGCGCGGCCCATGGCTTCTGGACAATGATGCTGGCCCGTATCGGCCTTGCTGCCGGGGAAGCCGGGGCGGGTCCAGCCGCCAATTCGCTCCTCGTCGAAGTCTTTCCGCCCGAACGCCGCACCCTGGTGATCAGCGCCATGCTGGCCGCCAGCGGGGTTGGTCTCTCGGGTGGTCTTGCGCTCGCCGGTTGGCTGTCGACGATGTTCAGCTGGCGGGAAGTGTTCCTGATTGTTGGCTTGCCCGGCATAGTGCTGGGTGTTGTCGTCTGGCTGTTTGTCGCCGAGCCCCGGCGCGGCATGACGGTCGAGGAACGCAACAGCCGGCTCAGCATCAGCATGAAGGACGTGCTGCGCACCATGTTCGGTTCGGTGTCATTGCGCTGGGTTGCCGTGGTGCTGACCTTTGTCCCCATTACCGGCTTTGCCCTGATCATCTGGGGCGCCTCCTTTTTCCAGCGCGTGCATGGCATGGACAAGAGCGAGACGGGTTGGTGGCTCGGTGGAGCGATGGCGGCGGGCCTTGTCATCGGCAACCTGCTCGCGGGCTGGTTGGGTGACCGCTATGGCAAGGCGAGGCCCCAGTTCAACGGCATCCTTGCTGCCGCTGGCTTGTTGACTGCCTTTCCATTTGCGCTGATTTTTGCCCTTGGTGACAGTCCCTGGATGGCGCTCGTCTGCTTCATGGTCGTCAAATTCATGATGACGCTGCATCTCGGGCCACTGATTGTCCTTGCCTTTGCGCAGGTCCCCATGGCCATGCGCGCCATGCTGTCAGCGACGATCAACATGGTCATTGGTCTGGCAGGAACCGGCATCGGCGGCACGCTCGCCGGCTTTCTGAGCCAATGGTTTGCCGCTGATTATGGCGACATGTCACTGCGGCCGGCGCTGGCCATATTGTCGCTATGCCTTCTGATCGGCGGTTTTGCGGCCTTCATGGCATCTCGCACTGCGATCATTCATCCTGACGCCGAGTCCGGCGGGTAG
- a CDS encoding SDR family NAD(P)-dependent oxidoreductase — translation MGALKGKTALVTGASRGIGAAIARTIAAEGAHVAVNYNGHAAAAQDVVASITSAGGQAFAVQADVSTLAGINRMFSDCDVVFGGSPNLDILINNAGYGSDGADASLANENEAHFDKQFAINVKGPHFVTQAGLPRLRDHGRIVNIGSMSGKVGQPFAAGYAMTKRAIQSLTFSTALAVAKRQITCNCIAPGAVKTDFINALRAKDGWDEATAKHTPMRRLGEPEDIAGAVMMLLRPEAGWVTGQIIEASGGLSI, via the coding sequence ATGGGTGCGTTGAAGGGCAAGACCGCACTGGTCACCGGTGCGTCGCGCGGCATTGGCGCCGCCATCGCGCGTACCATTGCTGCCGAGGGTGCGCATGTCGCGGTGAATTACAATGGCCATGCTGCGGCAGCTCAGGATGTTGTGGCTTCCATCACTTCCGCGGGCGGCCAAGCTTTTGCCGTGCAGGCTGATGTGTCCACTCTTGCCGGCATCAACCGCATGTTCTCCGACTGTGACGTGGTGTTTGGCGGTAGTCCCAATCTCGACATCCTCATCAACAACGCGGGCTATGGCAGCGATGGTGCCGACGCCAGCCTCGCCAATGAGAATGAGGCGCATTTCGACAAGCAATTTGCGATCAATGTGAAGGGCCCGCACTTTGTCACGCAGGCAGGGTTGCCCCGGCTGCGCGACCATGGCCGCATCGTCAACATCGGCTCCATGTCGGGCAAGGTTGGGCAACCTTTCGCTGCCGGCTATGCGATGACCAAGCGCGCCATCCAGAGCCTGACCTTTTCCACCGCGCTCGCCGTCGCCAAGCGGCAGATCACCTGCAACTGCATCGCCCCCGGTGCGGTCAAGACCGATTTCATCAATGCCCTCCGGGCAAAGGACGGCTGGGACGAGGCGACGGCCAAGCACACACCCATGCGCCGCTTGGGTGAACCCGAGGACATTGCTGGAGCAGTGATGATGCTGCTCCGCCCCGAAGCCGGCTGGGTCACCGGCCAGATCATCGAAGCGAGCGGAGGGCTGTCAATCTGA